The following are encoded together in the Ranitomeya imitator isolate aRanImi1 chromosome 4, aRanImi1.pri, whole genome shotgun sequence genome:
- the ASCL1 gene encoding achaete-scute homolog 1: MDATAKAESGSSQPFLQPACYYAQSLPLSPGDAGQPGSKSLPKQVKRQRSSSPELMRCKRRLNFNGFGYSLPQQQPAAVARRNERERNRVKLVNLGFATLREHVPNGAATKKMSKVETLRSAVEYIRALQQLLDEHDAVSAAFQSGVLSPTISPNYGHDMNSMAGSPVSSYSSDEGSYDPLSPEEQDLLDFTTWF, encoded by the coding sequence ATGGACGCCACTGCCAAGGCAGAGAGCGGCTCCAGCCAGCCCTTCCTGCAGCCAGCCTGCTACTATGCCCAGAGCTTGCCGCTCAGTCCGGGGGACGCCGGGCAGCCCGGCTCCAAGTCTCTGCCAAAGCAGGTGAAGCGGCAGCGCTCGTCCTCCCCGGAGCTCATGAGGTGCAAGAGGAGGCTGAACTTCAATGGCTTCGGCTACAGCCTCCCCCAGCAGCAGCCGGCCGCGGTAGCCAGGAGGAACGAGCGGGAGAGGAACCGGGTGAAGCTGGTGAACCTGGGCTTCGCCACCCTGCGGGAGCACGTCCCCAACGGCGCTGCCACCAAGAAGATGAGCAAGGTGGAGACGCTGCGCTCGGCGGTGGAGTACATCAGGGCGCTGCAGCAGCTGCTGGACGAACATGACGCTGTCAGCGCTGCCTTCCAGTCCGGGGTGCTGTCACCCACCATCTCACCCAACTATGGCCATGACATGAACTCTATGGCAGGCTCTCCTGTCTCCTCCTACTCCTCCGATGAAGGCTCCTATGACCCCCTGAGTCCAGAGGAACAAGATCTGCTAGACTTCACCACCTGGTTCTGA